From the Solanum stenotomum isolate F172 chromosome 4, ASM1918654v1, whole genome shotgun sequence genome, one window contains:
- the LOC125861481 gene encoding uncharacterized protein LOC125861481, which yields MDENPIEEDHYLEEDQQDMLNDELDGVDMNNHDAEIGKDEVPDFESNNPPTPIVGSNIPCSSQSSRVNNVRDDETDFYKGMTFKKKEKLANSLKIACLKKDFRLKKVINSRNVFSFKYSYPKCNWWLRAVKFTSCDRLVIRIYEKYHTCGSEHIASHNPHATTKVIGKYFENRFSNGKGPSTRDMSNQLRTELGYKVSYWKIYKGMEHAKSNVRGTHEHIYAVLNAYRYMLEVSNPGRKTTLSLDENGRFKYFFVSYAAWITDFQEMKKVIAVDGTFLRSKCEGVLLSTMAQDAENHIFPVAFCVVDKECDASYE from the coding sequence atggatgaaaatcctATCGAGGAGGATCATTATCTAGAAGAAGACCAACAAGATATGTTAAATGATGAATTAGATGGTGTGGACATGAATAATCACGATGCTGAAATTGGAAAAGATGAAGTGCCGGACTTTGAGAGCAACAATCCTCCTACACCTATTGTTGGCAGCAACATTCCATGTTCTTCTCAATCATCACGTGTGAATAATGTTCGAGATGATGAAACCGATTTTTATAAGGGAATGacattcaagaaaaaggaaaaactagcaaattcattaaaaattgcTTGCTTGAAAAAAGATTTTAGATTGAAAAAGGTGATCAATTCTCGTAAtgtgttttcttttaaatattcatatcCGAAGTGCAATTGGTGGCTGAGGGCTGTGAAATTTACAAGTTGTGACAGGCTTGTCATTAGAATCTATGAAAAGTACCATACGTGTGGTTCAGAGCATATTGCAAGCCATAATCCCCATGCCACGACAAAAGTCATAGGTAAGTACTTTGAAAATAGGTTTTCCAATGGTAAAGGCCCATCCACAAGAGACATGTCAAATCAACTCCGCACAGAATTGGGTTATAAGGTAAGCTATTGGAAGATTTATAAGGGCATGGAGCATGCTAAGTCTAATGTTAGGGGAACACATGAGCACATATATGCAGTGCTTAATGCGTACCGTTATATGCTTGAAGTTTCAAATCCAGGAAGGAAGACGACATTGTCGCTCGATGAAAATGGGAGATTCAAGTACTTCTTTGTATCATATGCCGCTTGGATAACTGATTTTCAAGAAATGAAAAAAGTAATAGCTGTTGATGGGACATTCCTGAGGAGTAAGTGTGAAGGAGTTTTGCTATCAACGATGGCACAAGATGCTGAGAATCATATATTTCCAGTGGCTTTCTGTGTTGTGGACAAGGAATGTGATGCCTcatatgaataa
- the LOC125861482 gene encoding uncharacterized protein LOC125861482 encodes MRSFVDDTDELCIISDSHPSIRKMISTIYPASHYGCCMRHLGENIRNNFHNSKEVIHFYKAAKAYDRCEFNDHFNQIRDLVPTAAETLESIGFHTWSRAFCPGNRCNIMTSNITESVNSTFDVEREFPIVALFDEINRRFALLFHQRHMELVISANRFVPSIEKDISKYVNAGNKLLAHQIDNYKFSVTGHGDVATVDLRRRTCTCRFFDLDKIPCPYALAALQAQYGADFGNL; translated from the exons atgagAAGCTTTGTAGATGATACTGATGAGTTGTGCATTATTTCTGATAGTCATCCAAGTATTCGAAAGATGATTTCGACTATCTACCCTGCATCTCATTATGGTTGTTGCATGAGACACCTTGGGGAAAATATTCGAAATAACTTTCACAATTCAAAGGAAGTGATCCATTTTTATAAAGCAGCAAAGGCATACGATAGATGTGAGTTCAATGaccatttcaatcaaataagaGATTTGGTACCAACGGCGGCCGAAACTCTTGAAAGTATTGGATTCCACACATGGAGCAGGGCATTTTGCCCGGGAAATAG ATGTAACATTATGACGTCAAACATCACAGAGTCGGTGAATTCTACGTTTGATGTTGAAAGAGAATTTCCCATTGTCGCtctatttgatgaaataaacagGAGATTTGCACTTTTATTTCACCAGAGGCATATGGAGTTGGTGATCTCTGCAAATAGATTTGTTCCTTCAATTGAAAAAGACATATCAAAGTATGTCAACGCGGGCAACAAGTTGTTGGCTCATCAAATCGATAACTACAAGTTCAGTGTCACTGGTCATGGTGATGTTGCTACAGTGGATCTACGAAGAAGAACTTGTACTTGTAGATTTTTTGACTTGGACAAAATACCTTGTCCATATGCCTTGGCAGCACTTCAAGCCCAATATGGTGCCGATTTTGGAAATTTATGA